A single window of Paracoccus albus DNA harbors:
- the bhcC gene encoding 3-hydroxy-D-aspartate aldolase BhcC, which produces MNAPVNLDQLDVGFDIPALPGMDAADIQTPCLILDLDALERNIRKMGEYARAHGMRHRVHGKMHKSVDVAKLQERLGGAVGVCCQKVSEAEVFVRGGIKDVLVSNQVRDPAKIDRLAQLPKLGARIIVCVDDVHNVAELSAAAQKHGTEIECFVEIDCGAGRCGVTSTEDVVEIAQAIDAAENLKFSGIQAYQGAMQHLDSYAARKEKLDIAIAMVKDAVAGLEEVGLKPELVSGGGTGSYYFESNSGVFNELQCGSYAFMDADYGRILDKDGKRIDQGEWENAFFILTQVMSHAKVDKAICDAGLKAQSVDSGLPFIYGRDDVDYVKCSDEHGVISDPDGVLKVGEKLRLVPGHCDPTANVHDWYVGIRGDKVEVVWPVSARGKAY; this is translated from the coding sequence ATGAATGCACCCGTCAATCTCGACCAATTGGATGTCGGCTTTGATATCCCTGCCCTGCCCGGCATGGATGCGGCGGACATCCAGACGCCTTGCCTGATCCTCGATCTGGACGCGTTAGAGCGCAACATCAGGAAAATGGGCGAATACGCCAGGGCGCACGGGATGCGCCACCGCGTCCACGGCAAGATGCACAAATCCGTCGATGTGGCGAAGCTACAGGAACGGCTGGGCGGCGCTGTCGGAGTTTGCTGCCAGAAAGTGTCAGAGGCAGAGGTCTTTGTCCGCGGTGGCATCAAGGACGTGCTGGTCTCTAATCAGGTGCGTGATCCTGCGAAGATAGACCGCTTGGCACAACTGCCGAAGCTTGGGGCGCGGATCATCGTCTGTGTCGATGATGTGCACAATGTGGCAGAGCTTTCCGCCGCCGCACAAAAACACGGCACTGAAATAGAGTGCTTCGTCGAAATCGACTGCGGCGCGGGTCGCTGCGGCGTGACCTCGACGGAGGATGTGGTCGAAATCGCGCAGGCCATCGATGCGGCAGAAAATCTGAAATTCAGCGGCATTCAGGCATATCAGGGCGCCATGCAGCATCTGGACAGCTATGCGGCCCGCAAGGAAAAGCTGGATATCGCGATTGCGATGGTCAAGGACGCTGTGGCCGGGCTGGAAGAGGTCGGACTGAAGCCGGAACTGGTATCGGGCGGCGGGACCGGATCGTATTACTTCGAGTCTAATTCAGGCGTGTTCAACGAGTTACAATGCGGCTCTTACGCGTTCATGGATGCGGATTATGGCCGGATTCTGGACAAGGACGGCAAGCGCATAGATCAGGGTGAATGGGAAAACGCCTTCTTCATCCTGACGCAAGTGATGAGCCATGCGAAAGTCGACAAAGCCATCTGCGATGCGGGACTGAAAGCGCAATCGGTCGATAGCGGTCTGCCCTTCATCTACGGACGCGACGATGTGGACTATGTCAAATGCTCGGATGAACATGGTGTCATTTCCGACCCCGACGGGGTCCTGAAGGTCGGCGAAAAGCTTCGGCTTGTACCGGGGCATTGTGACCCGACTGCCAATGTCCATGACTGGTATGTGGGCATTCGCGGCGACAAGGTCGAGGTGGTCTGGCCGGTCTCTGCCCGCGGCAAAGCCTATTGA
- the bhcD gene encoding iminosuccinate reductase BhcD translates to MLIVPEREIAELMTREAAFDAVERVFAAMAAGEADNFPVIREAIGHEDALYGFKGGFDRAGLTLGLKAGGYWPGNLSKHGLINHQSTVFLFDPDTGRAKAMVGGNLLTALRTAAASSVSIRHLARKDARVIGMIGAGHQATYQLRAALEQREFEKVIGWNLHPEMLYSLEAIAAEAGLPFEAVGLDVIISITSSFDPILMAGQVSPGTHIACMGTDTRGKQELDPQLLVRASIYTDEVAQSVSIGEAQHAVQMGLIAQSDIAQLGAVINGTDPGRSSDDQITLFDGTGVGLQDLAVAAAVVDLAIEKGVAIEVDI, encoded by the coding sequence ATGCTGATCGTGCCAGAGCGCGAGATCGCCGAGCTGATGACGCGGGAAGCCGCATTCGATGCCGTGGAACGGGTGTTCGCAGCAATGGCGGCCGGAGAGGCCGATAATTTCCCGGTCATCCGTGAGGCCATTGGCCACGAGGATGCGCTTTATGGGTTCAAGGGCGGGTTCGACCGGGCCGGGCTGACTTTGGGGCTGAAGGCGGGCGGTTACTGGCCCGGCAATCTGTCAAAGCACGGGCTGATCAACCATCAGTCGACGGTCTTCCTGTTCGACCCGGACACCGGCAGAGCCAAGGCGATGGTGGGCGGCAATCTGCTGACCGCGCTGCGCACGGCTGCCGCGTCATCGGTTTCGATCCGGCACCTTGCCCGCAAGGACGCGCGGGTTATCGGGATGATTGGCGCAGGCCATCAGGCGACGTACCAGCTGCGCGCCGCGTTGGAGCAGCGAGAGTTTGAGAAGGTCATCGGCTGGAACCTGCATCCGGAAATGTTGTACAGTCTTGAGGCCATCGCTGCCGAAGCCGGTCTGCCTTTCGAAGCAGTCGGTCTGGATGTGATTATCTCCATCACCTCATCTTTCGATCCGATCCTGATGGCCGGTCAGGTCAGTCCGGGCACACATATCGCCTGCATGGGGACAGACACCAGGGGCAAGCAAGAGCTCGATCCGCAGCTATTGGTCCGCGCAAGTATCTATACGGATGAGGTCGCGCAATCCGTATCCATTGGCGAGGCACAGCACGCTGTGCAGATGGGGCTGATCGCGCAAAGCGATATCGCGCAACTTGGCGCGGTCATTAACGGCACCGATCCGGGTCGCAGTTCCGACGATCAGATCACGCTTTTTGATGGCACCGGAGTCGGTTTACAGGATCTGGCCGTTGCCGCGGCTGTCGTTGATCTGGCCATCGAAAAAGGCGTCGCGATTGAAGTTGACATCTGA
- the guaD gene encoding guanine deaminase, with protein MTQTASQTLLRGRILDFHAEPEDDSHTSAFSYIEDGAILMSEGHILATGDFASVNEMARDAVIVDHRPHLLMAGFVDTHIHFPQVQVIASWGAQLLEWLNNYTFPEEMRFVDPEHCATMAGHFYDLLLSYGTTSAVAYCSVHRSSAEAYFTEAAERNMRMIGGKVMMDRNAPDGLLDTPQSSYDDSKALIRKWHGKGRALYAVTPRFAITSSPEQLEMAGALAAEHPDCHIQTHLSENHDEIAFTRELYPDAQDYLGVYERYGLLTPKSLLGHSIHLEPREIDVLAETGAKPVFCPTSNLFLGSGLFDDQGLRARGITNAIATDVGGGTSYSMLQTLKEGYKVLQLQKQKLHPLRAFHWITRGNAVALELEDKIGTLAAGSEADIVVLDARATPAMALRMDRARTLSEELFVLQTLGDDRAIAQVYVAGVAMKAD; from the coding sequence ATGACACAGACGGCCAGCCAGACACTGCTGCGGGGACGTATCCTCGATTTCCACGCAGAGCCAGAGGATGACAGCCATACCTCTGCCTTCAGCTATATCGAGGATGGCGCGATCCTGATGTCCGAAGGGCACATCCTCGCGACCGGAGATTTCGCCTCTGTCAATGAGATGGCCCGGGATGCGGTAATTGTCGATCACCGGCCGCATCTGCTGATGGCGGGCTTTGTCGACACCCACATCCATTTCCCGCAAGTGCAGGTCATCGCAAGCTGGGGTGCGCAGCTTCTGGAATGGTTGAACAACTACACCTTCCCGGAAGAAATGCGTTTTGTCGATCCAGAGCATTGCGCGACAATGGCGGGCCATTTCTACGATCTGCTATTGTCCTATGGCACGACGTCAGCCGTGGCGTATTGCTCTGTCCATCGCAGTTCCGCCGAGGCCTATTTCACCGAAGCCGCAGAGCGCAATATGCGCATGATCGGCGGCAAGGTCATGATGGACCGCAATGCACCCGATGGGCTGCTGGACACACCACAATCCAGCTATGACGACAGCAAGGCACTGATCCGGAAATGGCATGGAAAGGGACGGGCGCTTTATGCGGTGACACCGCGCTTTGCCATCACCTCAAGCCCGGAACAGCTTGAAATGGCGGGTGCGCTTGCGGCAGAACATCCCGATTGCCACATCCAGACGCATCTCAGCGAAAACCATGACGAGATCGCCTTTACGAGAGAGCTTTATCCGGATGCGCAAGACTATCTGGGCGTATACGAACGTTACGGGCTGCTGACGCCAAAATCCCTGCTGGGGCATTCCATTCATCTGGAACCTCGTGAGATTGACGTTCTGGCCGAAACAGGCGCAAAGCCAGTTTTCTGCCCGACATCCAACCTGTTTCTTGGCAGCGGTCTGTTTGACGATCAGGGCTTGCGCGCGCGCGGAATCACAAATGCGATCGCGACCGATGTCGGCGGCGGCACCAGCTACTCGATGCTGCAAACGCTGAAAGAGGGTTACAAGGTTCTGCAACTGCAAAAGCAGAAACTGCACCCGCTGCGGGCTTTTCACTGGATCACGCGCGGCAATGCTGTCGCCCTGGAACTGGAGGACAAGATAGGAACGCTTGCCGCCGGCAGCGAGGCCGATATTGTCGTTCTCGATGCGCGTGCGACGCCAGCAATGGCACTGCGTATGGATCGGGCCAGGACGCTCTCAGAAGAACTTTTCGTCTTGCAAACGCTGGGCGATGACCGCGCGATCGCGCAGGTATATGTCGCAGGCGTGGCGATGAAAGCCGACTGA
- a CDS encoding NCS2 family permease, protein MLEKYFGLTDHNTSVRTEVIAGVTTFLTMAYIIFVNPEILSTTGMDRDAVFVATCLAAALGSAIMAIWANWPIGMAPGMGLNAFFAFTVVGALGFTWQQALGAVFISGIIFLFLSVTGIRRWLIAGIPQSMRSAIAAGIGMFLGLIALKTSGIVADNPATLVGLGDLTQTGTLLAVLGFFIIAALDALKVRGAILIGILVITVLSIMLGASQFGGIMSMPPSIAPTFMQLDLMGALSAGIFHVVLVMVLVEVFDATGTLIGVAKRAGLLTEGPAHTNKGLSRALMADSTAILAGSVLGTSSTTAYVESASGVQAGGRTGLTALVVAVLFLLAMFFAPLAGSVPGYATAPALLYVACLMVREFSEITWDDVTEAAPAVLTALMMPFTYSIANGLAFGFVSYALIKLLTGRAREVHVATWVVAALFVIRFAFFAE, encoded by the coding sequence ATGCTGGAAAAATACTTCGGTCTCACGGACCACAATACGAGCGTCAGGACAGAGGTGATCGCGGGCGTCACCACTTTCCTGACAATGGCCTATATCATCTTCGTCAACCCTGAGATCCTGTCGACGACGGGCATGGATCGTGACGCGGTTTTCGTGGCGACCTGTCTTGCCGCAGCGCTTGGTTCTGCAATCATGGCGATCTGGGCAAACTGGCCCATCGGTATGGCGCCGGGCATGGGTCTGAATGCCTTCTTCGCTTTTACCGTGGTGGGTGCGCTTGGCTTTACATGGCAGCAGGCGCTTGGTGCAGTCTTTATCTCTGGTATCATCTTTCTGTTTCTGTCCGTGACGGGCATCCGCCGCTGGCTGATTGCGGGCATTCCGCAATCCATGCGCAGCGCCATCGCGGCGGGTATCGGTATGTTTCTTGGCCTGATTGCGTTGAAGACATCCGGCATCGTCGCTGATAATCCCGCCACTCTGGTCGGTCTTGGTGATCTGACGCAGACGGGCACCCTTCTGGCCGTCCTCGGTTTCTTCATTATCGCGGCGCTCGATGCGCTGAAGGTGCGTGGGGCCATTCTGATCGGTATTCTTGTGATCACCGTCCTGTCGATCATGTTGGGCGCCAGCCAGTTCGGCGGCATCATGTCCATGCCGCCATCCATCGCGCCGACCTTCATGCAGCTCGACCTGATGGGCGCGCTGAGCGCCGGCATCTTCCACGTCGTTCTGGTCATGGTGCTGGTCGAGGTGTTCGACGCCACGGGCACCCTGATCGGCGTTGCCAAGCGGGCAGGGCTGCTGACCGAGGGGCCGGCACATACGAATAAAGGCCTCAGCCGCGCGTTGATGGCGGATTCGACCGCAATCCTTGCCGGATCGGTTCTGGGCACCAGCTCGACCACCGCCTATGTGGAAAGTGCATCGGGTGTGCAGGCGGGTGGCCGCACGGGGCTGACTGCGCTTGTCGTCGCCGTTCTGTTCCTGCTGGCGATGTTCTTCGCGCCGCTTGCGGGTTCTGTGCCGGGTTATGCAACGGCCCCGGCGCTGCTTTACGTCGCCTGTCTGATGGTCCGCGAGTTCTCGGAAATCACCTGGGACGACGTGACAGAGGCCGCGCCTGCGGTGCTGACCGCGCTGATGATGCCCTTCACCTATTCCATCGCCAACGGTCTGGCGTTCGGCTTTGTCAGCTATGCGCTGATCAAATTGCTGACCGGCCGCGCGAGAGAGGTGCATGTTGCAACCTGGGTTGTCGCGGCTCTGTTTGTGATCCGCTTCGCCTTCTTTGCAGAGTAA
- the xdhC gene encoding xanthine dehydrogenase accessory protein XdhC: MLNHAHLSDFLKRPEPVARLVITDVRGSSPREVGAEMFVRANGLHGTIGGGQAEYRAIEAARNMLAGHHLSDRIEIRLGPEIGQCCGGRITVDLKRMTAADIDAALERAAYEMACYAEVYVLGAGHVGRALANLLQHMPVRTILIDPRLDELAMNRAAVETRNSVLPEVDIAAANPGSAFVVLTHDHGLDFLLASAALSRGDAAYVGMIGSVTKRAKLASWARGQSDALQLDDLVCPIGTGGSRDKRPAVIAAFVAAEVMARLTGDMHSQRNSHEALPLYAAE, translated from the coding sequence ATGCTGAACCATGCCCATCTAAGCGATTTTCTGAAACGGCCAGAGCCTGTCGCGCGGCTGGTGATCACGGATGTGCGCGGATCTTCCCCGCGCGAGGTCGGCGCAGAGATGTTTGTCCGCGCAAACGGGTTGCATGGCACCATCGGGGGCGGGCAGGCGGAATATCGTGCCATTGAAGCGGCGCGGAATATGCTTGCGGGTCATCATCTCTCGGACCGCATAGAGATCAGGCTGGGACCGGAGATCGGGCAATGCTGCGGCGGCAGAATCACGGTTGATCTGAAACGCATGACGGCTGCCGATATCGACGCCGCTTTGGAACGCGCGGCCTATGAGATGGCCTGCTACGCGGAGGTCTATGTTCTGGGCGCCGGTCACGTCGGGCGCGCGCTTGCCAACCTTCTTCAACATATGCCGGTACGTACGATCCTGATTGATCCGCGACTGGATGAGCTAGCCATGAACCGTGCCGCGGTTGAAACCCGCAATTCCGTGCTGCCCGAGGTGGATATTGCCGCAGCCAATCCCGGCAGTGCCTTCGTTGTGCTGACCCATGATCACGGGCTGGACTTCCTGCTTGCATCGGCGGCGCTGTCGCGCGGCGATGCCGCCTATGTCGGGATGATCGGATCAGTGACAAAGCGGGCTAAATTAGCAAGCTGGGCGCGCGGGCAAAGCGACGCGTTGCAACTTGACGATCTGGTCTGTCCGATCGGAACAGGCGGCAGCCGCGACAAACGTCCGGCCGTTATCGCGGCATTTGTCGCGGCGGAAGTGATGGCGCGGCTGACCGGCGACATGCACAGCCAACGAAATAGCCACGAAGCTCTGCCGCTTTACGCGGCGGAGTGA
- the xdhB gene encoding xanthine dehydrogenase molybdopterin binding subunit, translated as MKDHTIISGGVHQDLQHDSAVKQVSGRADYTDDIAEPRDTLHAYLGVADVAHGRIVTMDLEAVRNAPGVVDVLTAADIPGINDISPDHRDDEPVFPVDLVEYHGQPVFAVIATSRDAARRAAARAEMTFEPLPFAVDAIAAGDAGMPMVTDPLRLERGDIASGQQAAAHRIQGRMLVGGQDHMYLEGQISFAMPGEDDDVIVHCSTQHPSEAQHMVAKVLGVPSNAVTVNVRRMGGGFGGKESQMNIFAVVAALAAKRLNRPVKIRPDRDQDMTVTGKRHDFVIDYDVAFDDDGRIHAVDGHFAARCGYSSDLSGPVTDRALFHADNAYYYPHVRLTSCPQKTNTVSNTAFRGFGGPQGVIAAERMIEEIAYKLGKDTLEVRRANFYGPDGRDVTPYHQQVQDNIVERVVHELEITSDYKARRRAVLDANAKGGLIRRGIALTPVKFGISFTKTNYNQAGALIHIYTDGSIMLNHGGTEMGQGLNTKVAQVVADTFQVDFDRIKITKTTTEKVPNTSATAASSGSDLNGMAALDAAAQLRSRLVSFASDKWGVPQDKVTFLPNAVKIGDEVMPFAQFIQHAYEARVHLSAAGFYKTPDIHWDRAAGKGRPFYYYAYGAACSEVSVDTLTGEYRIERTDILHDVGCSLNPVIDKGQVEGAFIQGMGWLTTEELWWDDKGRLRTHAPSTYKIPLASDRPRIFNVDLADWSENREMTIKRSKAVGEPPFMLGISVFEAISMAVASVADYRECPRLDAPATPERVLMAIQRLKRES; from the coding sequence ATGAAAGATCATACCATCATCAGCGGCGGCGTTCATCAGGATTTGCAGCATGACAGTGCGGTCAAGCAGGTCAGCGGCCGGGCGGACTATACCGACGATATTGCCGAGCCTCGCGATACGCTGCACGCATATCTGGGCGTGGCCGATGTCGCGCATGGACGGATCGTTACCATGGATCTGGAAGCTGTGCGAAATGCGCCGGGTGTGGTTGATGTGCTGACCGCGGCTGATATTCCCGGGATCAACGATATCAGTCCCGATCATCGTGATGACGAACCCGTTTTCCCGGTTGATCTGGTCGAATATCACGGCCAGCCGGTCTTTGCGGTCATCGCCACATCGCGCGATGCCGCCCGCCGCGCAGCGGCACGTGCCGAGATGACATTCGAACCGCTTCCTTTCGCCGTCGACGCTATTGCCGCAGGTGATGCCGGGATGCCGATGGTCACTGACCCGTTAAGGTTGGAAAGGGGCGATATAGCGTCGGGTCAGCAAGCTGCCGCGCATCGCATTCAGGGCCGGATGCTGGTTGGCGGTCAGGACCATATGTATCTGGAGGGCCAGATTTCCTTCGCCATGCCGGGCGAGGATGATGATGTGATCGTGCATTGCTCGACCCAGCATCCAAGCGAGGCCCAGCATATGGTGGCGAAAGTTCTGGGGGTGCCGTCAAACGCGGTCACGGTCAATGTCCGCAGAATGGGCGGCGGATTTGGCGGCAAGGAAAGCCAGATGAACATCTTCGCCGTGGTGGCCGCACTGGCGGCCAAGCGGCTGAACCGTCCCGTCAAGATCCGGCCGGATCGTGATCAGGATATGACAGTCACCGGCAAACGACATGACTTTGTCATAGACTATGACGTTGCGTTTGATGACGACGGTCGCATCCACGCGGTTGACGGGCATTTCGCGGCGCGTTGCGGATACTCGTCGGATCTGTCGGGTCCTGTGACGGATCGGGCCCTGTTCCACGCTGATAACGCCTATTATTACCCGCATGTCCGCCTGACCTCTTGCCCGCAAAAGACCAACACGGTTTCAAACACCGCATTTCGCGGCTTCGGCGGCCCGCAAGGGGTGATCGCGGCAGAGCGGATGATCGAAGAAATCGCCTATAAGCTCGGCAAGGACACACTGGAGGTTCGTCGCGCGAATTTCTATGGCCCGGATGGACGCGACGTCACGCCCTATCATCAGCAGGTTCAGGACAATATTGTCGAACGGGTTGTGCATGAGCTTGAGATTACGTCCGATTACAAGGCGCGCCGCCGGGCGGTGCTCGACGCAAACGCAAAAGGCGGCTTGATCCGGCGGGGAATCGCGCTGACGCCCGTGAAGTTCGGCATTTCCTTCACCAAGACGAATTACAATCAGGCGGGAGCGCTGATCCATATCTATACAGACGGCTCGATCATGCTGAATCATGGCGGGACAGAGATGGGACAGGGCCTGAACACCAAGGTGGCGCAGGTCGTGGCCGATACCTTTCAGGTCGATTTCGACCGGATCAAGATCACCAAAACGACGACCGAAAAAGTGCCGAACACCTCGGCCACAGCTGCGTCCAGCGGCTCTGACCTGAACGGTATGGCCGCCTTGGACGCAGCCGCACAGCTTCGCTCGCGGTTGGTGTCCTTTGCGTCAGATAAGTGGGGCGTGCCGCAGGACAAGGTCACATTCCTGCCCAATGCCGTGAAGATCGGTGATGAGGTCATGCCATTCGCGCAATTCATCCAGCACGCCTATGAGGCGCGTGTTCACCTGTCGGCAGCTGGGTTTTACAAGACGCCGGATATTCACTGGGACCGCGCAGCGGGTAAGGGGCGACCGTTCTATTACTACGCCTATGGCGCGGCCTGTTCTGAAGTGTCCGTTGATACGCTGACCGGCGAATACCGGATCGAGCGTACCGATATCCTGCACGATGTGGGCTGCTCTCTGAACCCGGTCATCGACAAGGGGCAGGTCGAGGGCGCATTTATTCAGGGCATGGGCTGGCTGACGACCGAGGAACTTTGGTGGGACGACAAAGGCCGGCTGCGGACACATGCACCTTCTACCTATAAGATACCTCTGGCCAGTGACCGGCCGCGTATCTTCAACGTCGATCTCGCCGATTGGTCCGAAAATCGTGAGATGACCATCAAGCGTTCCAAGGCTGTGGGTGAGCCACCGTTCATGCTGGGGATCTCTGTCTTCGAGGCGATCTCGATGGCGGTGGCGAGCGTGGCGGATTACCGTGAATGTCCGCGTCTGGATGCGCCAGCCACGCCAGAGCGTGTTCTGATGGCCATTCAGCGCCTGAAGCGGGAGAGCTGA